In one Rhizobium leguminosarum genomic region, the following are encoded:
- a CDS encoding DeoR/GlpR family DNA-binding transcription regulator has product MHERERHRIILSAVQEKSVVTIQDISELTEASEATIRRDIAALHVQGKIRRVRGGAEAVHPPQLGNLAGRPFRVSESVNIDKKRAIARAAVDLCEAGDAIIINGGTTTFQMVHYMAGHRLQVMTNSFAIAEHLVKHSKNTVTVPGGAIYREQSLILSPFDNDAIRNFYARRMFIGAQGVGPLGIMEADALIIQSEQKLMHQADELVVMVDSSKFNRRSSLILCALDRVSVIITDDAISDEAARMVENAGVRLVVASPVAQVVREDSSSVA; this is encoded by the coding sequence ATGCACGAACGCGAACGCCACCGCATTATCTTAAGCGCCGTTCAGGAAAAGTCGGTCGTTACGATCCAGGACATTTCCGAGCTGACGGAAGCCTCTGAAGCGACAATCCGGCGCGACATTGCGGCTCTTCATGTGCAGGGCAAGATCCGCCGCGTCCGCGGCGGTGCGGAGGCGGTGCATCCGCCGCAGCTCGGCAATCTTGCCGGCCGGCCCTTCCGGGTGTCAGAATCAGTCAATATCGATAAAAAACGCGCAATTGCTCGTGCGGCCGTCGATCTCTGCGAAGCGGGCGACGCCATCATCATCAATGGCGGCACGACCACCTTCCAGATGGTGCATTACATGGCCGGCCATCGCTTGCAGGTCATGACCAATTCTTTCGCGATTGCCGAACATCTGGTGAAACATTCCAAAAACACGGTGACGGTGCCGGGTGGCGCGATCTATCGCGAGCAGAGCCTGATCCTGTCGCCTTTCGATAATGACGCGATCCGCAATTTTTATGCGCGGCGCATGTTCATCGGCGCCCAAGGCGTCGGCCCGCTCGGCATCATGGAGGCGGATGCGCTCATCATTCAGAGTGAGCAGAAGCTGATGCACCAGGCCGACGAACTCGTCGTCATGGTCGATTCAAGCAAATTCAATCGCCGGTCGAGCCTCATTCTCTGCGCGCTCGACCGCGTTTCTGTGATCATCACTGATGACGCGATCTCGGACGAGGCAGCTCGCATGGTCGAGAATGCCGGCGTCCGGCTCGTAGTCGCCAGCCCGGTGGCTCAGGTTGTGAGGGAGGATTCCTCGTCGGTCGCATGA
- the rhaS gene encoding rhamnose ABC transporter substrate-binding protein: MKLAKTLALGVALAVAMMAGTASAKDIKIGLVVKSLGNGFFDAANKGAQEAAKELGGVEVIYTGPTSTTAEGQIEVINSLIAQGVDAIAVSANDPDALVPALKKAAQRGIKVISWDSGVAPEGRILQLNPSSNELIGKMCLTLVKDHLDGGKGDFAILSATTTSTNQNIWIDQMKKQLKDFPGLNLVTTVYGDDLSDKSYREAEGLLKSNPNVKVIVAPTTVGVLAASKVVEDKGLVGKVYVTGLGLPSEMAGAIKSGATKEFAIWNPIDLGYSAAQIAYHLVKGDADGKPGSEITAGRMGKIKIGDNGEAAMADPFVYNASNIDQFSKVF; this comes from the coding sequence ATGAAACTCGCAAAGACACTTGCGCTCGGCGTAGCGCTCGCCGTCGCCATGATGGCCGGCACTGCAAGCGCCAAGGACATCAAGATCGGCCTGGTCGTGAAGTCGCTCGGCAACGGCTTCTTCGACGCCGCCAACAAGGGCGCCCAGGAAGCCGCCAAGGAACTCGGCGGCGTAGAAGTCATCTACACCGGTCCGACGTCGACGACGGCCGAAGGCCAGATCGAAGTCATCAACTCGCTGATCGCCCAGGGCGTCGACGCCATCGCTGTCTCGGCCAACGATCCCGACGCGCTCGTTCCGGCGCTGAAGAAGGCTGCCCAGCGCGGCATCAAGGTCATCTCCTGGGATTCCGGCGTCGCACCGGAAGGTCGTATCCTGCAGCTCAATCCGTCGTCCAACGAGTTGATCGGCAAGATGTGCCTGACGCTCGTCAAGGATCACCTCGACGGCGGCAAGGGTGACTTCGCCATCCTGTCGGCAACGACCACCTCGACCAACCAGAACATCTGGATCGACCAGATGAAGAAGCAGCTCAAGGATTTCCCGGGCCTCAACCTCGTCACCACGGTTTACGGCGACGATCTCTCGGACAAATCCTATCGTGAAGCCGAAGGCCTGCTGAAGTCGAACCCGAACGTCAAGGTCATCGTCGCCCCGACGACGGTCGGCGTTCTCGCCGCTTCCAAGGTCGTCGAAGACAAGGGCCTCGTCGGCAAGGTCTACGTCACCGGTCTCGGCCTGCCGTCCGAAATGGCCGGCGCGATCAAGTCGGGCGCTACCAAGGAATTTGCTATCTGGAACCCGATCGACCTCGGCTATTCCGCAGCCCAGATCGCCTATCACCTGGTCAAGGGTGACGCCGACGGCAAGCCGGGCAGCGAAATCACTGCCGGCCGCATGGGCAAGATCAAGATCGGCGACAACGGCGAAGCCGCCATGGCTGATCCCTTCGTCTACAACGCCTCGAACATCGACCAGTTCTCCAAGGTCTTCTGA